From a single Sus scrofa isolate TJ Tabasco breed Duroc chromosome 13, Sscrofa11.1, whole genome shotgun sequence genomic region:
- the ATP5J gene encoding ATP synthase-coupling factor 6, mitochondrial, which yields MILQRLFRLSSVIQSAVSVSLRRNIGVTAVAFNKELDPVQKLFVDKIREYRTKRQTSGGPVDAGPEYQQDLDRELFKLKQMYGKADMNTFPNFTFEDPKFEAVEKPQS from the exons ATGATTCTTCAGAGGCTCTTCAGACTGTCCTCTGTCATTCAGTCTGCAGTCTCGGTCTCTTTGAGGAGAAACATTGGTGTTACAGCGGTGGCATTTAATAAGGAGCTCGATCCTGTGCAGAAGCTCTTCGTGGACAAGATTAGAGAATACAGAACTAAGCGACA GACATCTGGAGGACCTGTTGATGCTGGCCCTGAGTATCAGCAGGACCTCGACAGGGAGCTTTTTAAGCTTAAGCAAATGTATGGTAAAGCAGACATGAATACGTTCCCTAACTTCACATTTGAAG acCCCAAATTTGAAGCCGTCGAAAAACCACAGTCCTga